From Vigna unguiculata cultivar IT97K-499-35 chromosome 5, ASM411807v1, whole genome shotgun sequence, the proteins below share one genomic window:
- the LOC114184949 gene encoding phosphatidylinositol 4-phosphate 5-kinase 5-like codes for MHQKKSEVQIGKESVGVSSDFNPSPPLQYQKHPHHRHQFYPQIEIDISPPQQRTGPPQVTPPPSLSKQKHLHPHAQPPLFKSHNAAFFSVTVAAKSAAFRALRRVRRQRALLLLAVPLLYLYFLVSRSFLLDLLSAIAFSAALVFSLNLAFPLPLRSIRLKSPSAVVTRPAPQLPVFWTIGSRPKSEKRVASGCWVQVFGNGDVYEGEFHRGKCSGSGVYYYSRSGRYEGDWVDGKYDGYGVETWARGSRYRGCYRQGLRHGFGVYRFYTGDVYAGEWSNGQSHGCGVHTCEDGSRYVGEFKWGVKHGLGHYHFRNGDTYAGEYFADKMHGFGIYHFANGHLYEGAWHEGRRQGLGMYTFRNGETQSGHWQNGLLDIPSTQSTTNPVSPVGLSHSKVLNAVQEARRAAEKAYEVAKVDEGVNRAVAASNRAANAARVAAVKAAQKRMHQVNTESFAIPVM; via the exons ATGCATCAGAAGAAATCAGAGGTTCAGATCGGAAAAGAAAGCGTAGGCGTCTCTTCCGATTTCAATCCTTCGCCGCCCCTGCAATACCAGAAACACCCGCACCACCGTCACCAATTCTATCCGCAAATTGAAATCGATATCTCCCCACCGCAACAGCGCACCGGACcgccgcaggtaacccctccgcCCTCGCTCTCGAAGCAGAAGCACCTCCACCCGCACGCCCAGCCGCCTCTCTTCAAGTCGCACAACGCCGCCTTCTTTTCCGTAACGGTCGCTGCCAAGAGCGCCGCCTTCCGCGCGCTGCGTCGCGTCAGGCGCCAGCGCGCGTTGCTCCTACTCGCGGTGCCGCTCCTCTACCTCTACTTCCTCGTCTCGCGCTCCTTCCTCCTCGACCTTCTTTCGGCGATCGCCTTCTCCGCCGCGCTTGTGTTCTCTCTCAACCTCGCGTTTCCGCTGCCGCTCCGCTCTATTCGGCTCAAGTCGCCGTCCGCTGTGGTCACCCGCCCCGCGCCGCAGCTGCCGGTGTTCTGGACGATTGGGTCGCGGCCCAAGTCGGAGAAGCGCGTGGCGTCGGGGTGCTGGGTGCAGGTCTTCGGGAACGGCGACGTTTACGAGGGGGAGTTTCACCGAGGGAAGTGTTCCGGGAGCGGGGTGTATTATTATAGTAGGAGTGGGAGGTACGAGGGGGATTGGGTGGATGGAAAATACGATGGCTATGGGGTGGAGACTTGGGCGCGTGGGAGTCGCTACCGAGGGTGTTACCGGCAGGGTTTGAGACATGGGTTTGGGGTGTATAGGTTTTACACCGGGGATGTGTACGCCGGCGAGTGGTCTAATGGACAAAGTCACGGGTGTGGTGTTCACACGTGCGAGGATGGGAGTAGGTACGTTGGAGAGTTCAAGTGGGGTGTCAAGCATGGCCTTGGTCATTACCATTTCAG AAATGGTGATACATATGCGGGTGAATACTTTGCGGACAAGATGCATGGTTTTGGGATATATCATTTTGCAAATGGCCATCTATATGAAGGAGCCTGGCATGAAGGTAGAAGGCAAGGACTTGGCATGTATACATTTAGAAATGGTGAAACCCAATCCGGTCACTGGCAAAATGGACTTCTTGACATTCCAAGCACTCAAAGCACTACTAATCCTGTTTCTCCTGTTGGTCTATCTCATTCCAAAGTGCTCAATGCAGTGCAG GAAGCAAGACGAGCAGCAGAGAAAGCGTATGAAGTGGCAAAGGTAGATGAAGGGGTAAACCGAGCTGTAGCAGCTTCTAATAGAGCAGCGAATGCAGCCAGAGTAGCTGCTGTGAAAGCTGCACAAAAGCGGATGCATCAGGTTAACACCGAAAGCTTCGCAATTCCTGTCATGTAA